In Labeo rohita strain BAU-BD-2019 chromosome 8, IGBB_LRoh.1.0, whole genome shotgun sequence, the genomic window GTGTTTTCGTTTACAGTAAATCAGTCCTCCTACTGCCATAATCAGCCCCAACACCAGACCTGCAGCACCTGTTATAAGCTTATTCCTGTCAGACTCTGAAAGAGATGGacctgcaaaataaaataaaattatgctaaaatatTCAATGGTTTGTTATGCAATGCACACAATTCCGTCACTAAGTCTAGAAGACAACCCAATGGGTAGGACTTGTAGGAATTATACTAAAATTAAGTCCAACAGCACCAATGAGCAATAATTTGCTAGCCTGAACACAACTTCTATGTGGTTGGTTAAATTGTTGGAACAAACAAAAGAGTATCCTATTTAATTATCTGGAACTAATAAACAATGTCTTCTGTATATTTTCTATAGTATCTTCAAACTAATATCTTCTGTGGGAATCAATGTTTGTGTCTCTTTGTAGTGCTGTGTGACTTTGACTATTGTTACAATAAAAACTAGAGAACAAGCAGATATTAAAAGCTATAGTTTGGTTTCTGTGGTCATATTTATAGTATTGGCTTTGTTCTCACCCAAGTCATAGATCATGGGTTTATTGGAGCTGGCGTGCTGCACCACACAGGAGATCTTCTCTCCAGGTTTAGGGAAATATTCCAGGTGGGAGTGAATCTGGTAGTACCAGTCTCCATCAGCCAGCTCCTCAGTGGATGTCACATCAGCTGTCATCTCTTTATCATCTCTCATCCATGTCAGTTTGATGGGTTTGGGGTAGAAGTCATAGGCACTGCAGATCAACATGGCTGGAATTTTACCACTCGCTTGTCTTACTGTCCGGACGATGACTTCTGGCTTTACTGTAGACATGATGAGGTTCATTTTGTGGTTGGTACTGATTCATGTGTGCTGTTTCAAAAAGTTTTAGTGTTAAATGCATCTCACCTGTTTTTTCTACCTCCGGGAGGAATAGCTGACCATAGCGCTTGCAGTGGGCAATAATTTTTTCAGCCTCCTTGTGTAGCCACTCaggttttttattaaaatcatcTGCCCATTTCATTGCATATTCAGTGTAAGCAACAACTTTATTCTCAGTACTGTTGAATCTCAGCAGTTCTGTTTTGTCATAATTGAGTGAGTATATAAACTCAACATTTTGTAGTGAATTAAGTACACGGCAGAGAGCTAGGATGAATCCATAACGTCCATGAACTAAGAAAAAAGCAGCCAACAAACAATTAGACAGTAAAGTAATCATACAGTATGTTCTGGTACAGTCCGttgaactttgaaaaaaaaaaacattttgaattcattttttagTATAAAGATTTTCTTATTGAAgtataaacaaaaatcaatgtACAGTAGAACTATTTAGTCATTACTAAAAACAGACTACATCTTACCTGTTTCAAACCAAATAGGCAACAACAAGGCCAGGTGTATCACGCGATCATACTGCATTGTGCATTCAGTGTTGTTTCACTGGCATAGAGATGGAATGAGCCTGACTGCAGTTACAGTAAATGTCATAACTAATGCCAGCCCAGTTTGGCATCTCAACTCATCAAACTGGAAAATCAAGCTTCTGTCTAACCCACAAACAATATGATCAGCTAATTTACACTGGGAaaatttaaagtgcccctattatgcgttttcaaatatgatctttcatgcagtgtgtcatgtagtgtgtagttgtgaagccgacagtgcacgataaagttattgtctatcaaaaaaaaaagagttgacTCACATTTGCCTACACGAGTTGTCAAGAtttcgaatctttttctgttacggccacacgtcacgaagtaacagatttgcataatgtccacccacgttctacatcacgaacaacttgcccgcccataaATTTCTATGGGGTTtaggtcacatggaaatttacagtacattatacggaagacgctgtatcatacgctgtgagtaaaactgttttatattcacttccaaaagatgatgaatctacaaagattgtattttctagcgattgttcaaaatacgtagttgtgtatgttatgttgtgtaacaaccctgcacgtcttgctaaccggctaaatcacgcttctgtagttctgctgttcagctgtggacccactgtagtctgacaatttgtgattgatgcagcttgactatctgtctgtctcattcgttggagtaatgataaaggatggtgCATGAAGCgcaggggcggatctagaaaaaaaaaattaggtggCAAAGGGGTGGGATGAGGTGtatgaggggtggcaacaccaaagaaagcccccatgcatatttttagatttatagtCTGGcatacacagttgtgttcacaaatattgcgattctattaaattactacttagatggtataaatcatgttttagtgcaagtttatgatGTTAATGTcgatgatttaatgttaatttcctaacattagaaagaaatattaaaatatcaaagcactgaaactggatcagttttggaaacagtgtttgattttctgttattaacagaggtgTGAATGTCTATAATCACTCATGACACACAATAATCCATAAaatctagcaacaccccagcaactgcatagcaagatcctagcaaccacccagaatatcctagcaaccaactagcaacactttagcaaacatctagaacatgtaaatgaccaaactatttatgtttttttaaacaagtcttaagacaagccagcataaacatgtatttcaaatgtttcaatctagttattattcttaaatgattacacacaattcaaatacaacAACGACTTTCCTGCCCAGTGAACACTCGTGAGATCaataacactaacaaaaaaacTCTTATTAGGAATTAATTTGAAACTCGATGTCTTTTACAgtatacaacataaattaaattacagattgcTAATTCAGCCATTAACTTTTGGGGAAAACaatattttctactgtaaagtaatcttgcagCAGATGAAAAGTTCAAATACCAAAGAACTGTAAATGAACTTGGTatgcaccaaaaaataaaataaaaaattaaattcatcaTCCTCTTCACATGGCTAAATTTCATTAGAGTATACAGTACTAGTATGCAGTACTGTTTGGTCTCCTGACACAAGACTATATCTCTAGGTAGTCATTTCAGTCAGgtctgcaaaaatgcagtaggctacacataaaaaaaatggttgcaaataaaatttgacaatCACACTTCTGAATGTGTACAGCATGtactacagtttactgtacatatagaaTAGTGAAATTTCCATCATCCAATGTACTGGTACTGTactataattatactgtatgtgtaagtatAATATCCATgtaaatgattcgttcatttctCTCTCCGTTGTtggatgcagagattctgattggtgtgtcatcagttttgctacttaatgtttaacttacGTATTGgtaaactttttgagaaatgtgtttttgtttttagcactgaatgaatgtatagaatgtatatttttttgactcaaaaagaaccggttcataagagtcatttgttaatgaagtcGAATACACTGGGCGCGTTGCGTGCGAGTGCAACTATCGtgcacattttattaaaaggtgtgtttttgccattattttgcgtTACGCTGTCATCGCAGCGGCTGAAAAGTAACACATGAAGCACTGCTCacatttattctgtgataattctggggtggcagGTGGGGTGGCACAGCTTTTCCTTAGGGTGGCAGCTGCCACCccggtagatccgcccctgAATGAAGCGGCTTTTATGAAGACTTTACATTATTTCAGGTGTAACATATCACCTGCTGtgtattacatattacatatatagtcttgaaaacataaatgaacaaaattaacAAGTAACTTATATGCAAGTAACTTATATACAtgagaactaaaaaaaaaagaacatctaCAGTTGTCAGTGTTATTGTATCAATTTCCTTTGGCAATAAAAAAGACTCCAGTGGCCAAACCCAGTAGCCCAAGAGCCAGACCAACTCCACAGAACACTGATGGACCAATATTGGGCTCCTTTATCTCTACATctgcacacacagacacaaatatttgtgaaattcatcatgtgttttaaaggggatgaaatgtgaataataaatacaatacaaaccCACCCCATGTTCTGGTTTGAGGTTGCTGAAGAGCTTTGTGCTCCACAGAACAGCTGTAAATGTCTCCTTCATCTGGAATGAAGCTCAGTCGAGAAAATGCATTCAGTGTCCCATCTTTGTTGGGGTAATATCTGCTGAGAGTTGATTCATCTGTCACATTCACATTGTTCTTGGTCCACAAGACTCTGACAGGTGGAGGGAAGAATCCAGTCACATGACAGATCAGGGTGTTCTGGACATTCAACTCTGGATCACTTTTGGGATAAATTGAGCTCCAGGGGggttctgaaaaaaataaaaaatgtattatgactTTTGAAACAttccatttaaacatttttatgcttgTTTTATCTCTTACCAAGTGGTTCAGATGAATTGGCGTACACCTCTTTAACAATATCAAGGATGGTTCTGCAAATAGATACTCCATTTTTAGCATCCTCATACAATGAAGGAACCACAATTTGGCCAACAAAATCAGGTAATGTGATGATTTCTTTCTGCTCTTTTAAGTCTACATGTGCCATATGTTCATCATCAAATTTGACAACGAAATCTTCTTGATCCGCGTCACCGCATGCTCCAATCAACCCAAATTCATGATaacctaaaatattttaacaagtcattattattattattattattagcattgtTAAATTTTAGGGTAtactgtataattttatttatatattaaatactgcGATCATTTGGGATGTATGGATAAATTATAAGCAAGTATTACTGCAGCTGTTTACAGTAtgcaaataataatgataatacaaataaaaacatatacgCACAGTTACAACTAATATGTTAAATGTACTATGAGTACTGTGAAAAAGTTTTATATGAGCTACTCATACCCACAtgctataaaaacattaatttagcAGAAAAATCTTTAACAAGTGGTAAATGACACATAGGTGTTACTCCTTTTTCAATGTAAGTAGGTTACAAGATTTGTTGAAAAGAAATGTACACTTACTTTGGGCGTTAATGTAAAGCACACAGACACCGATGAGTGTAATTCTTAAGAATCCTTCCATGTCAGCGAGCAGTAAGCGTGATAGATGAATATGCTGCTCGAATAACAAGTCAGTAGCTTTTCATgacaaacaagtttttttttcactgtcaTCATCCAATAGGTTGTGGAGTTATTCTGTGACATAACAGCCTCCACGGGAAGTATAACCTGAGTGGAAGGCAATACAGCAGCGCTAGAAGTaagactaaaatatttttgtaaggAATAGTTCGTTTGTTGACCACTAGATGGTACTGCTGGTCTTCTATCTTCTTGATAGTGTACCGTGTGATTAAATTGACCAATGAAATTTAAGGGTTAACATGGGGGAAAAGTCACTTCTGTTAAAAATATGAACTTGCTCAGCAGGGGGATCCGGTTTCGTCAGAAAGTAGATGGATTAAGGGTAGAAAAACAAATCGAGATTAATCCTTTTAGGATATACAAGGCCTATTTTTTAAAGCATACGGACTCATTTACTCAGATAATGCTGTTTTGTGTATACCTGTTGACATGCTTCCCAGTCGCCAAAGCAGGTAAGATGATTACGGTTATTTTCCTTTAGATAGTTTAATATGCACAGATAACATGTAATTTCGAGAGTTTGCGATGGAATAGTAAGCCACTCTAAAACACAgcaattaaaagtaaatatcaaaAGTAACGATATGGAAGTATTTTACATCCATGCTTAACACTTCTATGAAAGTGAAATTCATATGAGACATTttggaattttaaaaataaccacGCAAATTAATTCTTGCTGTGGGACATAATTGAGCAAATACAATTCGAAACGGAATCACAAAAATCTGTCACAGCTAACTTGAAAATAATTGACAGAGGGCAACGTGTAGTAATTTGCACAATGTTTCCACAGTGGTTGGTCTGGTAGGCAAccacaacatgaaaaaaatcaagcaaaacgtttttttttttctggctgtgtcaattattttgcaaaacatttttcttaaatggaAACATTTTCACTTAAACTTAATGTCTTTGTATCTCTTACTGTCATCTGTCCTAGCATGTCTGAATTAGAGCTGTAATCGGGCCTTAAAAGTTAGGCCCGACAAGTACACTGTACATTTTGActgacagctttttaaaagcccgaACCCGTTTACAGCCCGACATTATTCAAATGCGTTTTGTCAATAATGAGTCATTTATACacgttttaacataatttattaatgactaaCGTAGGCTACAGGCCCACTTGGAAGttggaacaaagaaataaaataagtcgtaacatcataacatcttagcacTCTAAATAGGCGTACACTTAGCCTATAAATAGGCCAACGCGCCAATAAAAAAGACTCtttcttaacaaattaaattaagataagttCTAAATTAAGATGGTTTTTTGGCAATAACAAAATTAAGATAAAGGCTCCGCGGGATTTGCTTCGCTACTTCTCTCCACAATCCGGCCTCAACGCGACGGTGAATAGCATCTGAAATGTAATAAGAGAATAATGCCAACATTAGCCTATATACTCTgtctacattatgcatttaagacTCAATGAACATTTAGTTATATTTGAAAACTATTACTCACCAAGATTAGGctacatatttttgtggagGAAAATTATTGAATCCACTGTAGTTTCAGCGCGGTCCTGTGCTCACTGATGGTGCGTCCAGCAGCACTCAACACTTTTTCACTGCTGCTGCGACTGGCCGGGATGCATAGTACTAATCTGGCTAATTTTGCCAAAACGTAATCACCAGAGGCCAGCCTCCGTTTCACCTCCTCAGCATCCATTTTCGCATCTTTCTCGCGCTAATCGAAACGCATCACATGACCGCTCATTTACCGCACAAGCCCGAGCCCGGCCCGAGCCcgtgtaaaatgatataaattaagtCCGAGCCCGACCGAACCCGTCGGGTTTCATCGGGTTCGggcaaagatcttcagctctaGTCTGAATAACACAAATGTAGCCTAAATGCATTGGGTAACCTTTGTTGTCCAgcagtgatttaaaaaacaaaacaaaacaaaacaaaaaaaaaaacaaaacaaaacaaaacaaaacaaaaacaaacaaacaaaaaaacatgacttgAATAGTATGAATAAACTCACATGTTGCTGGTCTTGGTCCTGTCTATAATTTTGAGTTCAGTCTTGATCCACGGCCGACTGCATGAAAGTTTgactagtcttaaaaagttagtcagctaattttttttttaattcagttacagaaaaatataGATGAGTCTAAGCTGACTTACCctttggttaactgctagttggcCAAACTGTtacttaagacactgtcttaatatagaggctaagtttatgccaCTGGCCCCAGGTTTAGGTCCTGTCTTTTTCACATCTTGATCTTGAATTCCTGTTTTTACAAAATTTCACTCTCAGGATCAGACCTTACCTACCTGATATTTCCATTTGGATGGCTGCTTAACAGTTTAACCTACTTTGACAACACTGAG contains:
- the LOC127169910 gene encoding H-2 class II histocompatibility antigen, A-K alpha chain-like yields the protein RTILDIVKEVYANSSEPLEPPWSSIYPKSDPELNVQNTLICHVTGFFPPPVRVLWTKNNVNVTDESTLSRYYPNKDGTLNAFSRLSFIPDEGDIYSCSVEHKALQQPQTRTWDVEIKEPNIGPSVFCGVGLALGLLGLATGVFFIAKGN
- the LOC127170206 gene encoding rano class II histocompatibility antigen, A beta chain, whose amino-acid sequence is MQYDRVIHLALLLPIWFETVHGRYGFILALCRVLNSLQNVEFIYSLNYDKTELLRFNSTENKVVAYTEYAMKWADDFNKKPEWLHKEAEKIIAHCKRYGQLFLPEVEKTVKPEVIVRTVRQASGKIPAMLICSAYDFYPKPIKLTWMRDDKEMTADVTSTEELADGDWYYQIHSHLEYFPKPGEKISCVVQHASSNKPMIYDLGPSLSESDRNKLITGAAGLVLGLIMAVGGLIYCKRKHTALIISAGSQQLACSEPLQTPSNAEE